AGAGTGAGCGAGAAAATTGACTTATTCTAAACAACGAAATATTCCTTTTCGATTTCGATCATACCTGAAGAGTTCCAATGAAGCGTCTCAGATTTTTCTATTTTGCTTGAAAGAGTAAAACCCTTACCGAGTTATAAGCTGATTCGGTCAATTGTCCTGCAACATTTTTGTGCTCTGCTTATAAATTGCCCCTGCCTGCCATGTTTCGTGAACACATATTCAATAACATTTCCATTGTTAGAGCCGAATTTTCTTTGTAAGTAGCCCAACACGCTCTGTAGGAAGGCTTAACGGCTCTCGACATTGTGAGAGAGAACACACACTATCACGAATCTGACAAGATAATTTCAGTGCTGGATTTTCTTTGTTTGTAGCCAATCATGGCTAACAGCGCGCTTGCCGGGTTCCTCATTCTCCTCCTCTTTTTCATGTGTGCAATGTCGTTGGGCAAGGCGGAAGAAGAAGATATAAGGAAGCCCTATATTATTCATATGATCAAATCCATGAAACCCCAACATTTCTATCTACACCAACACTGGTACGCTTCAATGCTCAGCCAGGTCTCAGAATCAAATGCGAATGAGTTGCTATACACATATGATACTCTCTTGCACGGCTTTGCTGCGAGGCTAAGCGAAGCAGAGGCTGACGCCATGGAGAGTATGGAGGGGTGCTTGGCCGTGGTCCCTTCCTCCCTCAATAAAGTTGCCACTACACACACGCCAGAGTTTCTGGgtctctcatcctcctcctcttcttctccTGGATTATGGTCTCAATACTCCACTGGTGGCGAAGATATCATCGTGGGCGTGATTGACACAGGCATATGGCCTGAAAGCAAAAGCTTCAATGATGCAGGGCTTGGACCTGTTCCCTCGAGATGGAAAGGCACATGTGAAAGCGGGCAGGCCTTCAATTCGTCACATTGCAATAGAAAAATCATTGGAGCTCGATACTTCTACAAAGGCTTCCAAAATAATGTTTCTAAAATCAATGAAACGTTGGAATACATGTCTCCCAGAGACGCCCACGGCCACGGCACTCATACAGCCTCAACTGCCGCAGGAGCTGCGGTAACGGGTGCCAGTTTACTCGGTTTCGCCAGTGGAACGGCCAGAGGAATGGCTCCTCATGCCAGGCTGGCCATCTACAAAGCATGTTGGGCGCCTGAAGGCAGATGCGACGACAGCGACGTGGCTGCTGCCATGGAACACGCCATTGCTGATGGCGTCGACATCCTTTCTATCTCAATTAGCTCAGAAGACGTGCCATTCCACATGAATATCAGAGCCATTGCAGCGTTTGGAGCGACAGAAAAGGGAGTATTTGTTTCTGCCGCGGCAGGCAATCGAGGACCACTTTCGTCTACTCTGAGCAACACAGAGCCATGGATTACAACCGTGGGTGCGAGCAGCATCGACAGAGATTTCCCTGCTTCTCTGGTGTTGGGCAACCAGGAGATATACAGAGGCACCTCCGCCTTCAAAGGAGGAGATGGAAAATTGCAAGGGCCATTCCCTCTCGTCTATGTCTCCGCCAGCAACAGCTCAAA
Above is a window of Cryptomeria japonica unplaced genomic scaffold, Sugi_1.0 HiC_scaffold_687, whole genome shotgun sequence DNA encoding:
- the LOC131033571 gene encoding subtilisin-like protease SBT1.7; this translates as MANSALAGFLILLLFFMCAMSLGKAEEEDIRKPYIIHMIKSMKPQHFYLHQHWYASMLSQVSESNANELLYTYDTLLHGFAARLSEAEADAMESMEGCLAVVPSSLNKVATTHTPEFLGLSSSSSSSPGLWSQYSTGGEDIIVGVIDTGIWPESKSFNDAGLGPVPSRWKGTCESGQAFNSSHCNRKIIGARYFYKGFQNNVSKINETLEYMSPRDAHGHGTHTASTAAGAAVTGASLLGFASGTARGMAPHARLAIYKACWAPEGRCDDSDVAAAMEHAIADGVDILSISISSEDVPFHMNIRAIAAFGATEKGVFVSAAAGNRGPLSSTLSNTEPWITTVGASSIDRDFPASLVLGNQEIYRGTSAFKGGDGKLQGPFPLVYVSASNSSKRCLDGSLDPNLVKDKIVLCDQLIDPDDSSAPEKANEVARAGGAGMIVANEELLGAQQQFSYTFKFPAISLSFKAGEKIKSYINSTSNTSTATAAMRLTGLTIVGNATAAPIVAAFSSRGPSEAYPSVLKPDMIAPGVNILAAYAGSVDYILDSGTSMACPHVSGIAALIKAIHPTWSPAAIKSALMTSSYIVDNRKQEIRDSVTMEAANPFAMGSGHVDPRSAMDPGLVYDMAPQDYIDFLCSLNYTKKQIALLTKRLISCPKSSFEAGDLNYPSFSVVFKPGNNSAQVSRRTVTNVGAVAKGNVVYRASVKSPPGVSITVEPQTFVFRNLYDKATYIVKFESNIRTPSPSEGDQNGFGEISWTCIEGGRQLVRSPIVLTWQASN